A single Dreissena polymorpha isolate Duluth1 chromosome 14, UMN_Dpol_1.0, whole genome shotgun sequence DNA region contains:
- the LOC127857025 gene encoding protein quiver-like — translation MRHKEILLFKPGSLTVGCDLPDLYRRRDMVGTNTFVLASVLAVLISVSKVDAAFKCYSCDSVTDSGCSDKFSASSAFESPATCRGCSMVKLYGVVTRACLIQSLGNTCEESGENAACYCESELCNGSNTLAISTATLIYASLAVFLYKF, via the exons ATGCGGCATAAAGAAATACTGCTTTTTAAACCGGGTTCGTTAACAGTAGGTTGTGATTTGCCTGACTTGTATCGACGAAGAGACATGGTTGGAACGAATACATTCGTCTTGGCATCTGTGCTTGCCGTTTTAATCAGTG TGTCCAAAGTGGATGCAGCCTTCAAGTGTTACAGCTGCGACAGTGTGACGGATAGCGGCTGTTCGGACAAGTTCAGTGCAA GTTCCGCTTTTGAAAGTCCAGCCACATGTCGGGGCTGCTCGATGGTAAAACTCTACGGCG TCGTTACAAGAGCCTGCCTTATCCAATCTCTTGGCAACACGTGTGAGGAGTCGGGCGAAAATGCAGCCTGTTATTGTGAAAGCGAGCTATGCAACGGCTCCAACACCTTGGCTATTTCCACGGCCACGCTGATTTACGCCTCACTCGCCGTCTTTTTATACaagttttaa